In Cheilinus undulatus linkage group 24, ASM1832078v1, whole genome shotgun sequence, a single window of DNA contains:
- the LOC121506037 gene encoding vascular endothelial growth factor C-like, giving the protein MWIPAVLLWILNISNLCSGQDYMDYYQTGDMGTKAPVLPDDQPNLGSVTSVDQLLQVLYPEYNLLQHCLRKKSWRNSSPSYHSSSASPLVHSTDDDLWGQPREEALFKMDDTLEVILEEIQRTSCQPREVCVEVAKEYPESTSQFYLPRCVALHRCGGCCPNEAYYCTNTSYTLVNKTLMELSPPRMDRSVVMVTFVNHTACECLSKRPLHSIIRRAAADHLCSPPIDDCASGLLWDPVNCVCISADSINYSGRETEAIESGLLALCGPNRVLDESTCDCVCRNGLTEASCDPGWKLDHNTCECQCEGQSEGKLCPTGQRWDEELCGCVCAADCPGNQPLNPDTCLCQCRESPHSCLRQGKKFNPTTCSCYRLPCRKLRPVCQRGFYYSPPVCQCIPNYMRPEWN; this is encoded by the exons ACTATATGGACTATTACCAAACTGGAGACATGGGCACCAAG GCTCCAGTCTTGCCAGATGACCAGCCCAATTTGGGCTCAGTGACAAGCGTGGATCAGCTTTTGCAAGTTTTATACCCAGAATACAATTTACTTCAACACTGCCTGAGGAAGAAGTCTTGGCGCAACTCTTCCCCCTCCTATCACTCCTCCTCAGCAAGCCCTTTGGTCCACTCTACCGATGATGATCTGTGGGGTCAGCCGAGGGAGGAGGCGCTTTTTAAAATGGATGACACTTTGGAAG TCATCTTAGAGGAGATCCAGCGGACCTCGTGCCAGCCCAGAGAGGTGTGTGTTGAAGTTGCAAAAGAATACCCAGAATCCACCAGTCAGTTCTACCTCCCACGCTGCGTGGCGCTGCATCGATGCGGCGGCTGCTGCCCCAATGAGGCCTACTACTGCACGAATACAAGTTACACGCTAGTCAACAAGACG TTGATGGAGCTGTCCCCGCCCAGGATGGATCGTTCAGTCGTCATGGTGACCTTCGTCAACCACACTGCGTGCGAGTGCCTTTCTAAGCGGCCGCTCCACTCCATCATCAGGCGAGCCGCGGCAGATCATCT GTGTTCCCCGCCCATAGATGACTGCGCCTCGGGGTTATTGTGGGATCCAGTGAACTGTGTCTGCATCTCTGCTGACTCCATTAACTACTCTGGGAGAGAGACAG AGGCGATTGAATCGGGTCTGCTGGCTCTCTGCGGGCCAAACAGAGTTCTGGACGAGTCCACCTGTGACTGTGTCTGCCGAAACGGACTCACAGAGGCCAGCTGTGATCCAGGCTGGAAACTGGATCACAACACCT GTGAATGTCAGTGTGAAGGTCAAAGCGAGGGGAAGTTGTGTCCCACAGGTCAGCGGTGGGATGAGGAGCTGTGCGGCTGTGTGTGCGCTGCAGACTGTCCCGGGAATCAACCCCTCAACCCAGACACCTGCCTGTGTCAGTGCAGAGAGAGCCCACACTCGTGTCTAAGGCAGGGCAAGAAGTTCAATCCCACCACCTGCAG CTGTTACAGGCTGCCTTGCAGAAAGCTCAGACCTGTGTGCCAGAGAGGTTTTTACTACAGCCCCCCAGTCTGCCAGTGCATCCCAAACTACATGAGGCCTGAGTGGAACTAG